A single genomic interval of Sinorhizobium garamanticum harbors:
- a CDS encoding serine hydrolase domain-containing protein, with the protein MKRLLKTIAGVVVVGLASIGGWLALFPPELLKVGDGYAAKIVCSNVFLAKRDPQAVLAEDVQAPGHPLLKFVRVSVDREKERVTARIFGFAAPGRAIHRPGFGCSNVDDSGAQALAGSAREAKAEPGASRAHDAAIGWPDGSKADIDPAIQGVVEDAGLAGPGIRAIAVVRDGRLVAETYGPGFDRDTPLLGWSMTKSVTAALIGLRIGEGKMDIGRSDLLPVWSGDDRSRIKLADLLAMQSGLAFNEDYGDVTDVTRMLYLESDMGGFVASKQLETQPGAKFRYSSGTSNLLSQLWMRTFDDPAEALAYPRKALFAPLGMTSAVMETDASGTFVGSSYMYATAQDWARFAQFLLDDGSWKGRRILPEGYVTFMRTPSAASGGDYGSGQVWLQENGIRAGTGNFPPDTFWMLGHDGQAIMLVPSLRLAVVRLGLTPSRTGYDVQKLNAKIIEALD; encoded by the coding sequence ATGAAACGTTTGCTGAAGACGATCGCGGGGGTGGTGGTCGTCGGTCTTGCGAGCATCGGCGGCTGGCTGGCGCTGTTTCCGCCGGAGCTTCTGAAGGTCGGCGACGGCTACGCCGCCAAGATCGTCTGCTCCAATGTCTTCCTTGCCAAACGCGATCCGCAAGCCGTTCTTGCGGAAGACGTGCAGGCGCCCGGCCATCCGCTCTTGAAGTTCGTCCGCGTCTCGGTCGATCGGGAAAAAGAGCGCGTGACGGCGCGGATATTCGGCTTTGCCGCTCCTGGCCGTGCGATCCACAGGCCAGGATTTGGTTGCTCCAACGTTGACGATAGCGGCGCGCAGGCGCTTGCGGGTTCGGCACGGGAGGCGAAGGCCGAGCCAGGAGCATCCCGGGCGCACGATGCGGCCATCGGCTGGCCTGACGGCAGCAAGGCCGACATCGATCCGGCGATTCAAGGCGTCGTCGAGGATGCCGGTCTGGCGGGTCCCGGCATACGCGCGATCGCCGTCGTGCGGGATGGCCGGTTGGTGGCGGAGACCTATGGTCCCGGGTTTGATCGGGACACGCCGCTGCTTGGCTGGTCGATGACGAAATCGGTAACTGCGGCGCTGATCGGCCTGCGGATCGGTGAGGGGAAGATGGATATCGGTCGCAGCGACCTGCTGCCCGTCTGGAGCGGTGATGATCGGTCGCGGATCAAGCTCGCCGATCTCCTGGCGATGCAGAGCGGGCTCGCGTTCAACGAGGACTATGGCGACGTCACCGATGTGACGCGCATGCTCTATCTCGAAAGCGACATGGGCGGCTTCGTAGCGTCAAAGCAGCTGGAAACGCAGCCGGGTGCAAAATTCCGCTATTCGAGCGGCACCAGCAATCTTCTGTCGCAGCTGTGGATGCGGACGTTCGACGATCCGGCAGAAGCGCTCGCTTATCCGCGCAAGGCGCTCTTCGCCCCGCTCGGCATGACGAGCGCCGTGATGGAAACGGACGCGAGCGGCACCTTCGTCGGTTCCTCTTACATGTATGCGACGGCGCAGGACTGGGCGCGCTTCGCACAGTTTCTGCTGGATGATGGAAGCTGGAAGGGCAGGCGGATATTGCCTGAGGGCTACGTCACCTTCATGCGCACGCCATCGGCGGCATCCGGCGGCGATTATGGCTCCGGCCAAGTGTGGCTGCAGGAAAACGGCATTCGCGCCGGCACGGGCAACTTCCCACCGGATACCTTCTGGATGCTCGGGCACGACGGACAGGCGATCATGCTCGTTCCCTCGCTGCGGCTGGCTGTCGTCCGCCTAGGCCTCACGCCATCGCGCACCGGCTACGACGTGCAGAAGCTGAACGCGAAAATAATAGAGGCGCTCGATTGA
- a CDS encoding LysE family translocator gives MSFEHWFAFAAASAVLLAIPGPTILLVISYSLGHGRKTAGATVAGVALGDFTAMTASMLGLGALLATSAAIFTVLKWVGAAYLVWLGIKLWKAPVGGEGQDADGRASAERPWRIFLHAYAVTALNPKSIIFFVAFLPQFLDLSRPLFAQMAIFEATFLILATLNAALYAFLASAARNTIRKPNIRRVVNRTGGSLLIGAGLLTAGLKRAAS, from the coding sequence ATGTCCTTCGAACACTGGTTTGCCTTTGCGGCCGCCTCGGCGGTGCTGCTCGCCATCCCCGGCCCCACCATACTCCTTGTGATATCCTATTCCCTCGGCCACGGCCGCAAGACCGCAGGCGCGACCGTCGCTGGCGTCGCGCTTGGCGACTTCACCGCCATGACCGCCTCGATGCTCGGTCTCGGCGCCTTGCTCGCCACGTCGGCCGCCATCTTCACCGTATTGAAATGGGTCGGCGCCGCTTACCTCGTCTGGCTCGGCATCAAGCTCTGGAAGGCACCGGTCGGCGGCGAGGGTCAGGATGCCGACGGAAGAGCCTCGGCCGAAAGGCCGTGGCGCATCTTCCTGCACGCCTATGCCGTCACCGCGCTCAATCCGAAGAGCATCATCTTCTTCGTCGCCTTCCTGCCGCAGTTCCTCGATTTGTCGCGACCGCTTTTTGCCCAGATGGCGATTTTCGAGGCGACTTTCCTCATCCTCGCGACACTCAATGCAGCGCTCTATGCCTTTCTCGCCTCGGCCGCCCGAAACACGATCCGAAAGCCGAATATTCGCCGCGTGGTCAACCGCACCGGTGGCTCGCTGCTGATCGGTGCTGGCCTGCTGACGGCCGGTCTGAAACGGGCGGCGTCGTGA
- a CDS encoding lytic transglycosylase domain-containing protein has translation MAIFRIPLSKRAFTAAALASVAIVSGCSTVEHTSLEELTAVQTVTPIAKPGTEMTAYALPTPDGAATTASSALAAQAIPVAATTTATLPATMEMATGVTPATDTTLAFAAPQRVAVPVAKPGQAFEVAMAAPAGTALPSTAELADKPAGAEPAAVPFLGVAAAMESDFDTGEPVGLETLVAKRMIVPTARPNTGMIGSAVGAVASVIPDSMKFSKTPTSSRPELDRLIKYYAELNGIPLELVHRVVKRESNYNPRAYSKGNYGLMQIRYNTAKGLGYEGPAEGLFDAETNLKYATKYLRGAWMVADNQHDGAVRLYASGYYYHAKRKGLLDTLDMR, from the coding sequence ATGGCTATATTCCGTATCCCCCTTTCAAAACGGGCATTTACTGCCGCTGCCCTGGCATCGGTGGCCATTGTCTCGGGGTGTTCCACGGTCGAGCATACGTCGCTTGAAGAACTGACCGCCGTGCAGACAGTCACCCCCATCGCGAAGCCCGGGACGGAAATGACGGCCTATGCCCTGCCGACACCGGACGGGGCGGCAACCACCGCTTCGAGCGCGCTCGCAGCACAGGCGATCCCAGTCGCCGCCACGACGACGGCAACGCTGCCGGCCACGATGGAAATGGCGACGGGCGTCACCCCAGCAACGGATACGACATTGGCCTTTGCGGCGCCGCAGCGAGTCGCAGTTCCCGTGGCCAAACCGGGCCAGGCATTCGAGGTGGCGATGGCAGCACCAGCCGGTACGGCACTCCCCTCGACCGCCGAGCTTGCAGATAAGCCGGCCGGCGCCGAGCCCGCGGCCGTGCCCTTTCTAGGGGTCGCCGCCGCCATGGAATCGGATTTCGACACGGGCGAACCGGTCGGCCTCGAAACGCTGGTCGCCAAGCGGATGATCGTTCCAACGGCACGGCCGAACACCGGGATGATCGGCTCGGCCGTCGGCGCCGTTGCAAGCGTCATTCCTGACTCGATGAAGTTTTCCAAGACGCCGACCAGTTCGCGTCCCGAACTCGACCGGCTGATCAAATATTACGCCGAGCTGAACGGTATTCCGTTGGAGCTCGTGCACCGGGTCGTCAAGCGCGAGAGCAACTACAATCCCCGCGCCTACAGCAAGGGCAATTACGGCCTGATGCAGATCCGCTACAACACCGCCAAGGGGCTCGGTTATGAAGGACCGGCCGAGGGCCTGTTCGACGCGGAAACCAATCTCAAATACGCGACCAAGTACCTCCGCGGCGCCTGGATGGTGGCCGACAACCAGCATGACGGCGCGGTGAGGCTCTACGCCAGCGGCTACTATTATCACGCCAAGCGCAAAGGCCTGCTCGACACGCTCGACATGCGGTAG
- a CDS encoding J domain-containing protein — MSFWDSLLKIVTATGNALAGVVEAVRTLFEGDPETRRKVAFSVAMIALSAKMAKADGIVTETEVAAFRDIFKFPADQAQNVARLYNLARQDVAGYEAYAEKMASLCSSCEKNCPILEDIIDGLFHIAKSDGAVHEKELAFLMRVAEIFTMDEEHFQRIMARHVHLMGDPYEVLGVSPKDDFAKIRRRYRVLVSEHHPDMLVARGVPEEFHAIANDRMAALNAAYEAIEKERRAA, encoded by the coding sequence ATGTCATTCTGGGACAGCCTGCTGAAAATCGTCACGGCCACGGGCAATGCGCTCGCAGGCGTGGTGGAGGCCGTTCGGACCCTCTTTGAGGGGGATCCGGAAACGCGGCGCAAGGTCGCATTCTCGGTCGCCATGATTGCGCTTTCGGCGAAGATGGCGAAGGCCGACGGCATCGTCACCGAGACCGAGGTTGCCGCCTTCCGCGATATCTTCAAATTTCCCGCGGATCAGGCGCAGAATGTTGCGCGTCTCTACAACCTCGCGCGTCAGGACGTCGCGGGCTACGAGGCCTATGCCGAAAAGATGGCGTCGCTGTGCTCGTCCTGCGAGAAGAACTGCCCGATCCTTGAAGACATCATCGACGGGCTCTTCCACATCGCGAAGTCCGATGGCGCCGTGCATGAGAAGGAACTCGCTTTCCTCATGCGGGTCGCGGAGATCTTCACGATGGACGAGGAGCATTTCCAGCGCATCATGGCGCGCCATGTCCACCTCATGGGTGATCCCTATGAGGTGCTGGGCGTGTCGCCGAAGGACGATTTCGCCAAGATCCGCAGGCGCTATCGCGTGCTCGTGTCCGAGCACCATCCGGACATGCTGGTGGCGCGGGGCGTGCCGGAGGAATTTCATGCGATCGCGAACGATCGCATGGCGGCACTGAACGCAGCCTATGAGGCGATCGAGAAAGAACGCCGCGCCGCATGA
- a CDS encoding pyrophosphate--fructose-6-phosphate 1-phosphotransferase codes for MAKKKVAMLTAGGLAPCLSSAVGGLIERYTDIAPDYELVAYRSGYQGLLLADRIEITKDMREKAHVLHRHGGSPIGNSRVKLTNAADCVKRGLVKDGQNPLRVAAERLASDGITILHTIGGDDTNTTAADLAAYLGANGYDLTVVGLPKTVDNDVVPIRQTLGAWTAAEYGARFFDNVSNEQSAAPRTLVVHEVMGRHCGWLTAATARAYIQMAEGHEYVDGFMMNAQLKNIDGLYLPEMKFDLEAEAERLREVMDRVGFVTLFVSEGACLDAIVAEREAAGETVKRDAFGHVKIDTINVGNWFSKQFAALLGAERSMVQKSGYYARSAPANGDDLRLIQGMVDLAVESALNKVSGVTGHDEDQGGKLRTIEFPRIKGGKHFDTSTKWFGDVMDVIGQKWQAAD; via the coding sequence ATGGCCAAGAAGAAAGTCGCAATGCTGACGGCGGGCGGGCTTGCCCCCTGCCTTTCATCCGCTGTCGGCGGCCTGATCGAACGGTACACGGACATCGCGCCCGACTACGAGCTCGTTGCCTACCGTTCCGGTTATCAGGGCCTGCTTCTCGCCGACCGCATCGAGATCACCAAGGACATGCGCGAGAAAGCGCATGTCCTCCATCGCCACGGCGGTTCGCCGATCGGCAACAGCCGCGTTAAGCTCACCAATGCCGCCGACTGCGTGAAGCGCGGGCTCGTCAAGGACGGCCAGAACCCGCTTCGGGTCGCCGCCGAAAGGCTGGCGTCGGACGGTATCACGATCCTGCATACGATCGGCGGTGACGACACCAACACGACTGCCGCCGATCTTGCCGCCTATCTCGGTGCGAACGGCTACGACCTGACGGTGGTCGGCCTGCCGAAGACGGTCGACAACGACGTGGTGCCGATCCGCCAGACGCTCGGCGCCTGGACGGCAGCCGAATACGGCGCGCGTTTCTTCGACAATGTCAGCAACGAGCAGAGCGCTGCGCCGCGCACCCTCGTCGTCCACGAAGTGATGGGCCGCCATTGCGGCTGGCTGACGGCGGCAACCGCGCGCGCCTATATCCAGATGGCCGAAGGCCACGAATATGTCGACGGCTTCATGATGAACGCGCAGCTGAAGAACATCGACGGCCTCTACCTGCCGGAGATGAAGTTCGATCTCGAGGCCGAGGCGGAGCGCCTGCGCGAGGTCATGGACCGCGTCGGCTTCGTTACTCTGTTCGTCAGCGAAGGCGCCTGCCTCGACGCGATCGTCGCCGAACGCGAGGCGGCCGGCGAAACGGTCAAGCGTGATGCTTTCGGCCACGTGAAGATCGACACGATCAACGTCGGCAACTGGTTCTCGAAGCAGTTTGCCGCCCTTCTAGGCGCCGAACGCTCGATGGTACAGAAATCCGGCTACTACGCCCGCTCCGCGCCCGCAAACGGCGACGACCTGCGGCTGATCCAGGGCATGGTCGATCTCGCGGTCGAAAGTGCGCTCAACAAGGTCTCGGGCGTCACCGGCCATGACGAGGACCAGGGCGGCAAGCTGCGCACGATCGAGTTTCCGCGCATCAAGGGCGGCAAGCATTTCGACACGTCGACCAAGTGGTTCGGCGATGTCATGGACGTCATCGGCCAGAAGTGGCAGGCGGCGGACTAG